The following proteins come from a genomic window of Deltaproteobacteria bacterium:
- a CDS encoding ABC transporter ATP-binding protein — MTNAIESSGLGKSFGANAAVKSLDLAVPEGSVFAFFGPNGSGKTTTIKMVMNIIRPSQGEASVLGVKSTELGAKDFAQIGYVSENQEIPEWMTVGRLLNYCKPFYPTWDDGFCQRLLKQYQLPLDRPLKSLSRGMKMKATLLSSLVYRPRLLVLDEPFSGLDVLVRDEFVRGVLELSEQEKWTVFVSSHDIDEVERLADWVGIMKEGELQLCEPVAALQARFRKIDAVLASDVTDLGQVPESWLLVERAGHRLSLVASQYRDGGTEQELRSRIAGCERIDASPMSLREIFLTLARTYQL; from the coding sequence TTGACTAACGCCATCGAATCTTCCGGATTAGGAAAATCGTTCGGCGCGAACGCCGCGGTAAAAAGTCTCGACCTCGCGGTGCCCGAAGGGTCGGTCTTCGCGTTTTTCGGTCCCAACGGATCTGGCAAGACGACCACCATCAAGATGGTCATGAACATCATCCGGCCGAGCCAGGGTGAGGCTTCGGTGTTGGGCGTCAAGTCGACCGAGCTCGGCGCTAAAGATTTTGCTCAGATTGGTTATGTGTCGGAGAACCAGGAAATTCCCGAATGGATGACCGTCGGTCGGCTGCTCAACTATTGCAAACCGTTTTACCCGACTTGGGACGATGGGTTTTGCCAACGTTTGCTCAAGCAATATCAATTGCCGCTCGATCGTCCGCTGAAAAGCCTGTCGCGTGGCATGAAGATGAAAGCGACTCTGCTTTCGTCGCTGGTTTATCGCCCGCGCTTGTTGGTTCTCGACGAGCCCTTCAGCGGCCTCGATGTTTTAGTCCGCGACGAGTTTGTCCGCGGCGTCCTCGAACTGTCCGAGCAGGAAAAGTGGACGGTGTTCGTATCGTCTCACGACATCGATGAAGTGGAACGATTGGCCGATTGGGTCGGAATCATGAAGGAGGGCGAGCTGCAACTCTGCGAGCCGGTGGCCGCGCTTCAAGCGCGCTTCCGCAAGATCGACGCAGTGCTAGCGTCGGATGTTACCGATCTCGGCCAAGTCCCCGAGAGCTGGCTGCTAGTGGAACGGGCCGGCCATCGTTTGAGCCTGGTGGCGAGCCAGTATCGCGACGGCGGCACGGAACAAGAACTACGCAGCCGCATCGCCGGCTGCGAACGAATCGACGCCAGTCCAATGTCGTTGCGCGAGATCTTTCTCACCCTGGCACGGACCTATCAGCTGTGA
- a CDS encoding AsmA family protein, which translates to MTEVVSSPPITAPLRRLKLKKAGWIGLGILVFLLAVLLVMPHFVDLGLFKRTYLPLLEEALNHRIDVGEVHLSLVPTPAIRLSNLKVSDSAAAADNTLFTAQQLRLKLRFWPLLRGRFEITELVLVKPVFNLLKQPDGSFNYADAGARKNPTETRREARKKSDAIKPAARAPVPLAIPNRVRVQDGELNVISRGSAPLQIRGIELSLQEFAGAAPFPFRLAFNYPGVKNIFLDGELDYQEDKALIELKNNRLKISELTFPVQGTVSNLATTPRVNLTLRGDNVEAKAIMQILANAGLAPRGVEVSGAMDIALILAGPSNALASQLHSELKNVKFRSQRAGNGSLSGDVKLKLPLGGGALARRLQGSGKLAARDGELTNVELIKKIQRVTGMIGLSKDEQRQATTFQKLEADFTLHDGIADFSRLYLINPQMEVDGAGTMTLEQPTLNLALNTALSSRASARAGRARAASFLKDKQGKIVVPLKVTGPADNPSVNVNSEKLAESALPKSVEKGFGSFFKGLFRNR; encoded by the coding sequence ATGACTGAAGTTGTGTCATCGCCCCCCATCACCGCGCCGTTGCGCCGTCTCAAACTCAAGAAAGCGGGCTGGATCGGCCTCGGCATCTTGGTTTTTTTGCTCGCCGTACTGCTGGTGATGCCCCACTTCGTCGACTTGGGTTTGTTCAAACGGACTTATCTGCCGTTACTCGAAGAGGCGCTCAACCACCGCATCGACGTCGGCGAAGTGCACTTGAGTCTGGTCCCGACGCCGGCGATCCGGCTGTCCAATCTGAAAGTCTCCGACAGCGCGGCGGCGGCCGACAATACTCTGTTCACAGCGCAGCAACTGCGCTTGAAGCTGCGCTTCTGGCCGCTCCTACGCGGCCGCTTCGAGATCACTGAGCTGGTGCTCGTCAAGCCGGTGTTCAATCTACTCAAACAACCTGACGGCTCGTTCAACTACGCCGATGCCGGCGCTAGAAAAAACCCCACGGAAACTCGCCGCGAGGCGCGAAAAAAATCTGACGCGATCAAACCCGCCGCCCGCGCGCCGGTGCCGCTGGCGATTCCCAACCGCGTGCGCGTGCAAGACGGCGAACTCAACGTCATCAGCCGCGGCAGCGCGCCGCTGCAGATTCGCGGCATCGAACTCTCGCTGCAAGAATTCGCCGGCGCGGCGCCCTTTCCGTTTCGTCTGGCGTTCAACTATCCCGGCGTCAAAAACATTTTCCTCGATGGCGAGCTCGATTACCAAGAAGACAAAGCGCTCATCGAACTGAAAAACAACCGGCTAAAAATCTCCGAGCTGACCTTCCCGGTGCAAGGCACCGTGAGCAATCTCGCCACCACGCCGCGGGTCAATCTGACCCTGCGTGGCGACAACGTCGAGGCCAAAGCGATTATGCAAATCCTCGCCAACGCCGGCCTGGCGCCGCGCGGCGTCGAAGTCAGCGGCGCCATGGACATCGCCCTGATCCTCGCCGGTCCATCCAACGCCCTCGCCAGCCAATTGCACAGTGAATTGAAGAACGTCAAGTTTCGCAGCCAACGCGCCGGCAACGGCAGCTTGAGCGGCGATGTGAAGCTCAAATTGCCCTTGGGCGGCGGTGCGCTCGCGCGCCGCTTACAAGGCAGCGGCAAACTCGCCGCCCGCGACGGCGAACTGACCAACGTCGAACTGATCAAAAAAATCCAGCGCGTCACCGGCATGATCGGATTGTCGAAGGACGAACAACGCCAAGCGACAACTTTTCAAAAACTCGAAGCCGACTTCACCCTGCACGACGGCATCGCCGATTTCTCCCGGCTCTACTTGATCAATCCGCAAATGGAAGTCGACGGCGCCGGCACCATGACGCTCGAACAACCGACGCTGAATCTAGCGCTCAACACCGCCCTCTCGTCCCGCGCCTCCGCGCGCGCCGGCCGCGCCCGCGCCGCGTCCTTCTTGAAAGACAAGCAAGGAAAAATCGTCGTGCCGCTCAAAGTCACCGGCCCAGCGGACAATCCTTCGGTGAACGTCAACAGCGAAAAGCTCGCCGAATCCGCCCTGCCAAAGTCTGTTGAAAAAGGCTTCGGCTCGTTCTTCAAAGGATTGTTCCGCAATCGCTAG
- a CDS encoding ABC transporter ATP-binding protein, translating into MLSVNDIHVYYDAIHALKGVSFAVEKGELVTLLGGNGAGKTTTLKTLSGLLRPRTGSVQLDGAPLENVEAHEIVRRGVAHVPEGRKVFPRFTVLENLHIGAYTRARHELSAELDFVFAMFPRLRERQKQYAGTLSGGEQQMLAIGRALMAKPKLLLLDEPSMGLAPKIVEQILENIQAINKAGVTVLLVEQNAAMALAISHRGYVLETGAVILAGTSAELAGNDLVRQAYLGG; encoded by the coding sequence ATGCTAAGCGTTAATGACATTCATGTTTACTATGACGCGATTCACGCTTTGAAGGGCGTGTCTTTCGCCGTTGAGAAGGGCGAGCTGGTGACTTTGCTGGGCGGCAACGGCGCGGGCAAAACCACCACCCTGAAAACCTTGTCGGGATTGTTGCGGCCGAGAACCGGCTCGGTGCAGCTCGACGGCGCGCCACTGGAAAACGTCGAAGCCCACGAGATAGTCCGGCGCGGCGTCGCCCATGTGCCCGAGGGGCGAAAAGTTTTTCCACGCTTCACGGTATTGGAAAATTTGCACATCGGCGCTTACACGCGGGCGCGCCATGAACTGAGCGCTGAATTGGATTTCGTCTTCGCAATGTTTCCGCGCTTGCGCGAGCGGCAAAAACAATACGCCGGCACGCTGTCGGGCGGCGAGCAGCAAATGCTCGCCATTGGCCGGGCGCTGATGGCGAAGCCGAAATTACTCTTGCTCGACGAGCCGTCTATGGGACTAGCGCCGAAGATCGTCGAGCAAATTCTTGAGAACATTCAAGCGATCAACAAAGCCGGTGTGACCGTGCTGCTGGTCGAACAGAATGCGGCCATGGCGCTGGCGATTTCGCATCGTGGTTACGTCTTAGAGACCGGCGCGGTGATTCTCGCCGGCACGTCCGCGGAGTTGGCGGGCAACGATCTGGTGCGCCAGGCTTATCTTGGTGGGTGA
- a CDS encoding GntR family transcriptional regulator encodes MLPFAIQLKTGAAVYDQVLSAVKRALISGQLKPGDRFPSVRLLSQELRISPNVAHKIVSTLIEEGLLTVQPGVGTTVEATKPATAQQKQELIEPEIERLVVDARLISLELEDLLPAVEKIWRRSVREEN; translated from the coding sequence ATGCTGCCCTTCGCGATTCAACTCAAAACTGGCGCAGCCGTATATGACCAAGTGCTATCGGCCGTGAAGCGGGCGTTGATTAGCGGTCAACTCAAGCCCGGCGATCGATTCCCTTCGGTTCGGCTGCTCAGCCAAGAGCTGCGCATCAGTCCTAATGTCGCGCATAAGATTGTCAGCACTTTAATAGAAGAGGGTCTGCTGACGGTTCAGCCGGGTGTCGGCACGACGGTGGAAGCAACCAAACCAGCGACAGCGCAACAGAAGCAAGAATTGATCGAGCCAGAAATTGAACGGCTGGTGGTCGACGCTCGTTTGATTTCATTAGAGTTAGAGGATTTGTTGCCGGCGGTAGAAAAGATCTGGCGCCGATCGGTGCGGGAGGAGAATTGA
- a CDS encoding branched-chain amino acid ABC transporter permease — protein sequence MYALIALGYTMVYGVLEFINFAHSEIFVLGAFVGVEVLLLLQSAGQLATLHPAVILFLVIATAMFISGLAAMALERIAYRPLMGGPRLVALISAIGASFFLQDGLRLFESLWRNTFYLNYPSLDFLDKNIPIAAALVIPVKSLLVIVTALLTLIGLHIFVNKTKMGTAIRAVAQDPDTASLMGVPVHRVIALTFFVGGALGGLAGVLFGIHYSLVNPYSGFVPGMKAFTAAVLGGIGNIPGAMVGGMLLGLLEAFAASYLSLLTDGAFGAEYKDVVAFLVLILILIFRPKGLLGETVRESKA from the coding sequence ATGTACGCCCTGATCGCGTTGGGCTACACGATGGTCTACGGAGTTTTGGAATTCATCAATTTTGCCCATAGCGAAATTTTCGTCCTCGGCGCCTTTGTCGGCGTCGAAGTTTTATTGCTGTTGCAAAGCGCCGGTCAGCTCGCGACTTTGCATCCGGCGGTGATTCTTTTTCTGGTCATCGCCACGGCGATGTTCATCAGCGGTCTCGCCGCCATGGCGCTGGAGCGCATCGCCTACCGTCCGCTCATGGGCGGGCCGCGATTGGTCGCGCTGATCTCCGCCATCGGCGCGTCGTTTTTTCTCCAAGACGGTTTGCGCTTGTTCGAAAGCCTGTGGCGCAACACCTTTTATCTCAACTACCCGAGCTTGGATTTTCTCGACAAAAATATTCCGATCGCCGCGGCGCTGGTGATTCCCGTCAAATCGCTGCTGGTGATCGTCACGGCGCTGCTGACGTTGATAGGCCTGCACATCTTCGTCAACAAAACTAAAATGGGCACGGCGATTCGCGCCGTGGCGCAGGATCCCGATACCGCGTCGCTGATGGGCGTGCCGGTCCATCGGGTGATCGCTTTGACTTTCTTCGTCGGCGGCGCGCTCGGCGGTTTGGCCGGTGTGCTGTTCGGCATCCATTACAGCTTGGTCAATCCTTACAGCGGCTTTGTCCCTGGCATGAAAGCGTTCACCGCCGCCGTGCTCGGCGGCATCGGCAACATTCCCGGCGCCATGGTCGGCGGCATGTTGCTCGGCCTGCTTGAAGCTTTCGCGGCGTCGTATCTCTCTTTGCTCACCGACGGCGCCTTCGGCGCGGAGTACAAAGATGTCGTGGCGTTCTTGGTGTTGATCCTGATTTTGATTTTTCGCCCCAAAGGCTTGCTCGGCGAAACCGTGCGGGAGAGCAAGGCATGA
- a CDS encoding type II toxin-antitoxin system RelE/ParE family toxin, protein MPLIRPISWLSPARRAFDNFSEGARETMIDALSIAAEGGKAGIAKPMKGLGSGVFEIALAFRGDAFRLVYAVPLGHDLWVVHAFQKKSTQGIKTPRHEIELIKDRLKRLKEML, encoded by the coding sequence ATGCCATTGATTCGACCCATATCTTGGCTTTCCCCAGCGCGCAGGGCATTTGATAATTTTTCTGAAGGCGCACGGGAAACGATGATCGATGCGCTGAGCATTGCTGCCGAAGGTGGCAAGGCTGGGATAGCTAAGCCGATGAAGGGGCTTGGATCAGGCGTGTTTGAAATTGCCTTGGCGTTTCGGGGCGACGCGTTTCGCCTGGTGTATGCGGTGCCACTTGGACATGATCTCTGGGTCGTCCATGCTTTCCAAAAGAAATCGACGCAAGGGATCAAGACGCCCCGGCACGAGATCGAATTGATCAAGGACCGACTGAAAAGGTTGAAGGAGATGCTGTAA
- a CDS encoding Fic family protein, giving the protein MVKKQDGFHPGFAITPAVANGLMRIEAVRQAIETLPINPRVLASLRETARLFSTHYSTMIEGNRLTQEQVVKVIEADQGFAGRERDQAEVKGYYAALDVAERIAERRDKISESIIQKLHALVMAGGKTRVKPTSYRNGQNFIRDSRSGAIVYMPPEAKDVPELMAQLVAWINQKDDLPVPITAGIAHYQYATIHPYYDGNGRSARLLTTLILHRGGYGLKGLYALEEYYARDLKAYYEALTVGTSHNYYLGRAEGDITKWVAYFIDGVADAFEKVRDQAVREARRGGKDQTRALRDLDARQRKALSLFEKSSGITARDIAELFGYKPRTASLLCQRWVERGFIEMTNPAKKSRSYKLSDRYAAIVEGENKETKIPEGR; this is encoded by the coding sequence ATGGTGAAGAAACAAGACGGTTTCCATCCAGGATTTGCTATTACGCCAGCTGTTGCCAACGGTCTCATGCGGATTGAAGCGGTTCGCCAGGCCATCGAAACCCTGCCGATCAATCCTCGCGTGCTAGCCAGTTTGCGCGAGACGGCGCGACTTTTTTCAACGCATTATTCGACCATGATCGAAGGCAACCGGCTGACGCAAGAGCAGGTCGTTAAAGTGATCGAAGCAGATCAAGGCTTCGCCGGCCGCGAGCGCGATCAGGCCGAAGTCAAAGGCTACTACGCCGCGTTGGATGTAGCGGAGCGGATAGCCGAACGGCGCGATAAGATATCGGAATCGATAATCCAGAAACTGCATGCGCTGGTCATGGCGGGCGGCAAAACGCGTGTGAAGCCGACGTCGTATCGCAACGGCCAGAATTTCATTCGGGACAGCCGCTCTGGCGCTATCGTTTACATGCCGCCGGAGGCCAAGGATGTGCCGGAACTGATGGCGCAGTTGGTCGCATGGATCAACCAGAAGGACGACCTGCCCGTGCCGATCACAGCCGGGATCGCGCATTATCAATACGCGACAATTCATCCTTACTACGATGGCAATGGGCGAAGCGCGCGCCTGCTTACGACGCTCATTCTCCACCGCGGCGGCTACGGCCTGAAAGGATTGTATGCGCTCGAGGAATATTACGCCCGCGATCTCAAGGCCTATTATGAAGCCCTGACTGTCGGCACATCGCACAACTACTATTTGGGTCGGGCTGAGGGCGACATCACAAAATGGGTGGCGTACTTTATCGACGGCGTGGCCGACGCTTTTGAGAAAGTGCGCGACCAGGCTGTGCGTGAAGCCCGGCGAGGCGGCAAAGATCAAACGAGAGCCCTGCGCGATTTGGATGCGCGCCAACGCAAGGCGCTGAGCTTATTTGAAAAAAGTAGCGGAATAACCGCCCGCGATATCGCCGAATTGTTCGGCTACAAACCGCGCACGGCGTCACTTCTCTGCCAACGTTGGGTGGAGAGGGGTTTTATAGAAATGACCAATCCGGCGAAAAAATCGCGGAGCTACAAACTCAGTGACAGATATGCGGCGATCGTTGAGGGCGAAAATAAGGAGACAAAAATACCGGAGGGTCGGTAG
- a CDS encoding rhomboid family intramembrane serine protease → MQYQTRQFNFGGSVTPAVKLLLIVNVGVFAIQTLASLIGNHLESQLTFYLGLVPPLVLQNLYLWQLFTYQFLHGSVMHWLFNMLAVWMFGADLERRWGPSFFLRYYFISAIGGGFLNTVFLPNQMIPSIGASAGVYGILLAYGLIYPNRIVYFYFLFPIKMKYFVWIIGALAFYNSIGSGQSGIAHLAHLGGMVFGYLYLRTGNPWVNFKNYLDRRRLSRLKKRFQILPGGKGDDDEPTVH, encoded by the coding sequence GTGCAGTATCAAACTCGACAATTTAATTTTGGCGGCAGCGTCACTCCGGCAGTCAAGTTATTGTTGATCGTCAATGTCGGCGTGTTCGCGATTCAAACTCTCGCCTCGCTGATCGGCAACCATTTAGAATCCCAGCTGACGTTTTACCTGGGGTTGGTGCCGCCGCTGGTTTTACAGAACCTTTATCTCTGGCAGCTGTTCACTTACCAGTTTCTCCACGGCAGCGTGATGCACTGGTTGTTCAACATGCTCGCGGTGTGGATGTTCGGCGCCGATCTGGAACGGCGCTGGGGTCCGAGCTTTTTTCTCCGTTACTATTTCATCTCCGCCATCGGCGGTGGCTTTCTCAACACGGTCTTTTTGCCCAATCAAATGATCCCCAGCATCGGCGCCTCCGCCGGTGTCTACGGCATTCTGCTCGCCTACGGTCTGATCTATCCCAATCGCATCGTTTATTTTTACTTTCTCTTTCCGATCAAGATGAAATATTTCGTCTGGATCATCGGCGCCCTCGCTTTCTACAATTCGATCGGCTCCGGCCAAAGCGGCATCGCCCACCTCGCCCATCTCGGCGGCATGGTGTTCGGCTACCTCTACCTGCGCACTGGCAATCCCTGGGTGAACTTCAAAAACTACCTCGACCGCCGCCGTCTGAGTCGCTTGAAGAAACGCTTCCAGATTCTCCCCGGCGGCAAGGGCGACGACGATGAACCGACGGTGCATTAA
- a CDS encoding branched-chain amino acid ABC transporter permease translates to MSPPWILAGLCAYIAASCTLAYFFPQSVLAFLLVEASLLLLYYARASDKSKIILGALVLVVLLPALGTVNAYYLEVAVQIGIYVALALGLNIVVGFVGLLNLGFVAFYAIGAYLWAVFGSPHANQFIAGGFFPLSPNWFFVFLILSIVVGALTGALLGLPVLRLRGDYLAIVTLGFAEVVRALVNNLDKPINLTNGPRGIAPIAKPPLFFKPLLEYFGLEIADAKLYPLYFYFLVLLLVFVIIVVTRRLENSHIGRAWKAIREDEIAANAMGVPVVRMKLLGFAVGASFACAVGVLFAAKQVFINPESFTFMESIGVLAMVIVGGMGSVPGAILGATGVTILNLQLLKGLSIWLNSLRQSGAVLSLPFLGDLSLANLPAQFEPAKYERMVFGLILILMMIFRPQGILPPKQEQGK, encoded by the coding sequence ATGAGCCCGCCGTGGATACTAGCCGGCTTGTGCGCTTATATCGCCGCGAGCTGTACGCTGGCGTATTTTTTTCCGCAGTCGGTGCTGGCTTTTCTCCTGGTCGAAGCGTCGTTGCTGTTGCTCTACTACGCGCGCGCCAGTGACAAATCAAAAATTATCCTCGGTGCCTTGGTGCTGGTCGTGCTCTTACCGGCGCTCGGAACGGTCAACGCCTACTATTTGGAAGTCGCCGTGCAGATCGGCATCTACGTCGCGTTGGCGTTGGGCCTCAACATCGTCGTCGGCTTCGTTGGCTTGCTCAATCTCGGCTTTGTCGCCTTTTACGCCATCGGCGCCTATCTCTGGGCGGTGTTCGGTTCGCCCCACGCCAATCAATTCATCGCCGGTGGTTTTTTTCCGCTGTCGCCCAATTGGTTTTTCGTCTTTCTGATTTTGAGCATCGTCGTCGGCGCGCTCACCGGCGCATTGCTCGGATTGCCGGTGTTGCGTTTGCGCGGCGATTATCTAGCCATCGTCACCCTCGGTTTCGCCGAAGTGGTGCGCGCTCTGGTCAACAATCTCGACAAGCCGATAAATCTCACCAACGGCCCGCGCGGCATCGCGCCGATCGCCAAGCCGCCGCTGTTTTTCAAGCCGCTATTGGAATACTTCGGCTTAGAAATTGCCGACGCCAAGCTCTATCCGTTGTATTTTTATTTTCTCGTGCTCTTGCTGGTCTTTGTCATCATTGTCGTCACCCGGCGCTTGGAAAATTCGCACATCGGCCGGGCGTGGAAAGCGATCCGCGAAGACGAAATCGCCGCCAACGCCATGGGCGTGCCGGTGGTGCGCATGAAACTGTTGGGCTTCGCGGTCGGTGCGTCCTTCGCCTGCGCAGTCGGCGTCTTGTTCGCCGCCAAGCAGGTGTTTATCAATCCCGAGAGTTTTACTTTCATGGAATCGATCGGCGTGCTCGCCATGGTCATCGTCGGCGGCATGGGCTCGGTGCCCGGCGCGATCCTCGGCGCCACTGGCGTGACGATTCTCAATCTACAGCTACTCAAAGGCTTGTCGATTTGGCTGAACAGCCTGCGCCAATCGGGCGCCGTGCTGTCGCTGCCGTTCTTGGGCGACTTATCGCTCGCCAATCTGCCGGCGCAGTTCGAGCCGGCCAAATACGAGCGTATGGTGTTCGGTTTGATTCTAATTCTCATGATGATCTTTCGCCCGCAAGGAATCCTGCCTCCGAAACAGGAGCAGGGGAAATAG
- a CDS encoding ABC transporter ATP-binding protein has translation MALLELRDISKRFGGLQALARVNMAVEDGMIASLIGPNGAGKTTLFNTLTGLYRPDEGEIRFQERSLIGMKPDRITGAGISRTFQNIRLFRQMTVLDNVLVGMHSRLHISLGEIFLGAKKFHLGEKDAARKAQALIELVGLSGREYEWAQQLSYGEQRRLEIARALAAEPQLLLLDEPTAGMNSSEAQALMALFKQLMGSHVKAILLIEHNMRVVMGISDRVHVLDYGEKIAEGDPDQVRRDARVIEAYLGHGAWADNAKR, from the coding sequence ATGGCTTTGCTCGAACTACGCGATATCTCAAAACGCTTCGGCGGCCTGCAGGCGTTGGCGCGGGTCAATATGGCAGTCGAAGATGGCATGATCGCGTCGCTCATCGGTCCCAACGGCGCCGGCAAGACTACGCTGTTCAATACTTTAACCGGACTCTATCGGCCGGACGAAGGGGAGATTCGCTTTCAAGAGCGCTCGCTGATCGGCATGAAGCCCGATCGCATCACCGGCGCGGGCATCAGCCGGACGTTTCAAAATATTCGCCTGTTCCGGCAAATGACTGTGCTCGACAATGTGCTGGTGGGCATGCATTCGCGTCTGCACATCAGCCTGGGAGAAATATTTCTCGGCGCGAAAAAATTTCACCTGGGCGAAAAAGATGCGGCGCGCAAAGCCCAGGCGTTGATCGAGCTGGTTGGTTTGAGCGGGCGCGAGTATGAATGGGCACAGCAGCTTTCCTACGGCGAGCAACGCCGCTTGGAGATCGCCAGAGCGCTGGCGGCGGAGCCGCAATTATTATTGCTCGATGAGCCGACCGCCGGTATGAACAGCAGCGAAGCCCAAGCGCTGATGGCGCTATTCAAACAATTGATGGGCAGCCATGTCAAAGCGATTCTCTTGATCGAACACAACATGCGCGTGGTCATGGGTATCTCCGACCGCGTCCACGTGCTCGACTACGGCGAGAAGATCGCCGAGGGCGATCCCGATCAAGTGCGCCGCGACGCGCGCGTCATCGAAGCCTATCTAGGCCACGGGGCTTGGGCCGATAATGCTAAGCGTTAA